In Montipora capricornis isolate CH-2021 chromosome 4, ASM3666992v2, whole genome shotgun sequence, a single genomic region encodes these proteins:
- the LOC138046966 gene encoding uncharacterized protein: MFCHSCGGWRSQNHKFCPKCGVSLSSSSTSQVSSFKKFLSEKSKERQTSFKSKAKSKKMDEFVTITIGIGSASSGVFKPVRGKSLPLKVNKRASAQTVLDEALKKRRSYDRTFRNDKSYKLCFPDGSEVTTLPGTKEAFTLEKYKEDLGKSYARISLFLCPLKEASDSESEQTCWPWLDLEFESDEWLDDVDIADRFAVEISEHSSATTSTTTVCAAASRSLTSTNSNGAVACSFSGSTPVNASQSTAAITTAASTPDVTLNANQDAGQAATSDTNEVFTSVDVSECASSSECPLSGGAIQLNDENVQSQPPLDFDHGTAPMAVKDVLVHRFQVLKDLIEEFKALDIPTHHYHLNLVIVNERGEIEDGRGLGVVREVITLFWHQFFRSLSIGATEKVPSVRHDYQLEEWEAVGKVLVYGYCEIMYFPVTLSGVFMGSCLFEESTISDSFLLEAFLSYIGKDEAETLRKCTEGELDANDDEVLEVLSSYKCYKNPTKENVKLIITQLAHQELVQKPKYISNCWKPIISSLKSFPQFKTLDCMKEVYETKKPTTRKVVKLLSASPQNEAERTSFDHLKRYIKSLGEVALKAFLQFTTGSDVIAVTEITVAFNSLDGAHRSPIARTCGPVLEVPTTYQS, from the exons ATGTTTTGCCACAGTTGCGGTGGGTGGAGAAGTCAAAATCATAAGTTTTGCCCGAAGTGCGGGGTTAGTTTATCGTCATCTTCGACTAGTCAAGTCtctagttttaaaaaatttctaAGCGAAAAGTCGAAAGAAAGGCAAACCTCGTTCAAGTCCAAGGCCAAGTCCAAGAAGATGGACGAATTTGTAACTATTACAATCGGGATTGGTTCTGCATCGAGCGGCGTTTTCAAGCCTGTGAGGGGCAAGTCCCTTCCCTTAAAAGTCAATAAACGTGCCTCAGCCCAGACAGTACTGGATGAAGCCTTGAAGAAACGACGTTCTTATGATCGAACTTTCAGAAATGACAAGAGTTATAAACTGTGTTTTCCTGATGGAAGCGAAGTTACCACTCTTCCCGGAACAAAAGAGGCATTTACACTGGAAAAATATAAAGAAGACCTAGGGAAGAGTTATGCACGGATTTCTTTGTTCTTATGCCCACTAAAAGAAGCTTCGGATTCTGAATCCGAACAGACTTGCTGGCCGTGGTTGGACCTGGAATTTGAAAGCGATGAATGGTTAGATGACGTAGACATCGCTGACAGATTCGCAGTTGAAATTTCTGAGCATTCGTCTGCCACAACGTCTACCACCACAGTTTGTGCCGCAGCCAGTCGATCTTTGACTTCTACCAATTCTAATGGAGCAGTCGCGTGCAGTTTTTCTG GTTCTACCCCTGTGAATGCAAGTCAAAGTACTGCAGCAATTACCACAGCTGCTAGTACTCCTGATGTTACATTAAATGCCAACCAAGATGCAGGTCAAGCTGCAACATCAGATACCAATGAAGTTTTTACCTCTGTTGATGTCAGTGAATGTGCCTCATCTAGTGAGTGCCCTTTATCTGGTGGTGCCATTCAGCTTAATGATGAAAATGTGCAGAGTCAGCCCCCTTTGGACTTTGATCATG gTACTGCACCGATGGCAGTAAAGGATGTGCTTGTACATAGATTCCAAGTTCTCAAAGACTTGATAGAGGAATTCAAAGCCTTGGACATCCCTACACATCATTATCATCTAAATCTAGTTATAGTTAATGAGCGTGGGGAGATTGAAGATGGCAGAGGTCTTGGTGTTGTGCGAGAAGTAATCacattgttttggcaccaattCTTTAGGTCTCTGTCAATTGGTGCAACAGAAAAAGTTCCCTCAGTAAGACATGACTACCAACTTGAAGAATGGGAGGCAGTAGGGAAAGTATTGGTGTATGGATATTGTGAAATTATGTATTTTCCTGTTACTCTTTCGGGTGTTTTCATGGGGAGCTGTTTGTTTGAGGAAAGCACtatttctgacagctttcttCTTGAAGCATTTTTATCATACATAGGCAAAGATGAAGCAGAAACATTAAGAAAGTGCACTGAGGGTGAGTTAGACGCTAATGATGATGAGGTACTTGAAGTATTGAGTAGCTATAAATGCTACAAAAATCCGACAAAGGAGAATGTGAAACTTATTATCACCCAACTAGCTCATCAAGAACTAGTTCAGAAGCCTAAGTATATTTCAAATTGCTGGAAACCAATTATTTCTTCTCTTAAGAGTTTTCCACAGTTTAAAACACTAGATTGTATGAAGGAAGTGTATGAGACGAAGAAGCCTACAACAAGAAAGGTTGTAAAGTTATTGTCTGCAAGCCCTCAGAATGAAGCAGAACGAACCAGTTTTGATCACTTAAAGCGCTACATTAAGTCTCTTGGTGAGGTTGCTTTAaaagcatttcttcagtttacAACAGGTAGTGATGTAATTGCAGTAACAGAAATAACTGTTGCAtttaattcacttgatggggcACATCGCAGCCCCATAGCACGCACTTGTGGGCCTGTTTTAGAAGTGCCCACAACTTATCAGTCTTAA
- the LOC138046694 gene encoding MAP/microtubule affinity-regulating kinase 4-like has protein sequence MTSSYPAASHLREAAFVGIHSSMTIEELDCEKRGYKLTKTVLGTGAYAKVKLAYVMESKVEKDKRLSDDLAEKGHNMVAIKIVCKKKAPTDYLTKFMPREIDSLNATCRHHNVTQLYETFHADKKIYLVMEFASRGDLLDFINSRSRRGVGIGEAFAKTLFRQLAEGVAHCHRRNVVHRDLKCENILLDSDNIIKVSDFGFATRYPTNKCKLLSTFCGSYAYAAPEILLAQHYDGKCADVWSMGIILYAMVCGRLPFNDSNLNSLIVQTKGKLTFPTRNFCSQECQHMIRSILTWDPRKRITMSQIFNHVWLTGEATKASSVSSQSKMDGKRINPSFIQKEIEQALEEKRFPLPVSSPLPVRQVEKRSPTRTPVPKHGWSSSTNTPEPHTTTKHLHKRDYRLPAKSQALAEPIKIDSPKVDSPIVEILEPPRSTTPCPRSFTPTSQPKKPRKKELPVKVAEISTKTGYQCKPNNLSKETFVVMKKAREGSLRAGQNRSGIRQSSQKVWKYVTNLSSRGRASVTPTGREAVITPTTKAKNKSSVTPNLPSVPLVLNAVTPTPPTVEKPVKTAIPCRQLKLFSAPRTSQQGSNQTKLNTAAKTHTAVQESAKRLTDLKSYDPYLASLAIHNSEKTATLRLSSAMENSKRYPFIRQKGDVQYDSVIRSIRKPNIKGGLRIRKGNTAAENRDRKQVTFIHGSRQS, from the exons ATGACCAGCTCCTATCCAGCTGCGAGCCATTTGCGAGAAGCTGCCTTTGTAGGGATTCATTCTTCGATGACCATTGAGGAGTTAGATTGTGAGAAACGAGGATATAAACTGACAAAAACAGTGTTAGGGACAGGTGCGTATGCAAAGGTCAAGTTAGCCTACGTAATGGAAAGTAAAGTGGAAAAGGACAAGAGACTTTCGGACGACTTGGCAGAAAAAGGACACAATATG GTGGCGATAAAAATTGTTTGCAAGAAGAAGGCACCGACAGATTATCTGACAAAATTCATGCCACGGGAGATTGACTCTCTTAACGCTACATGTCGACATCACAATGTG ACTCAACTGTACGAAACATTTCATGcagataaaaaaatatatctagTAATGGAATTTGCATCCAGAGGGGACTTGCTGGATTTCATCAACTCACGTTCCAGGAGAGGAGTAGGAATTGGGGAAGCATTTGCTAAAACCCTTTTTAGACAGCTGGCGGAAGGTGTGGCACATTGTCACCGCAGAAATGTCGTGCACAG GGACCTCAAATGCGAGAACATTCTACTTGATTCAGACAACATCATTAAAGTATCAG ATTTTGGATTTGCAACTCGCTATCCTACCAACAAATGCAAACTGCTGTCCACGTTTTGCGGGTCATACGCCTACGCTGCCCCAGAGATACTGCTGGCTCAGCATTATGATGGAAAATGCGCTGATGTATGGAGCAT GGGTATTATTCTATATGCGATGGTTTGCGGTAGGTTACCTTTCAATGACAGCAACCTTAATTCTCTCATTGTACAGACGAAAGGAAAGTTGACGTTTCCAACGCGAAACTTTTGTTCACAAG AGTGTCAGCACATGATTCGCAGTATTCTTACGTGGGATCCCCGCAAGAGAATCACAATGAGTCAGATTTTTAATCATGTGTGGTTAACTGGTGAAGCGACAAAA gCTTCTTCTGTCTCCTCACAATCCAAAATGGATGGCAAACGTATCAACCCCTCGTTCATTCAGAAAGAAATTGAGCAAGCGCTTGAGGAAAAGAGGTTTCCTTTGCCGGTGTCTTCCCCTCTCCCAGTGAGACAAGTAGAAAAGCGAAGTCCCACGAGAACGCCAG TTCCGAAGCATGGGTGGTCTTCCTCGACGAACACGCCGGAACCCCACACCACCACAAAACACCTTCACAAAAGGGACTACCGTCTTCCTGCCAAGTCCCAGGCATTAGCGGAACCCATTAAAATCGATAGTCCCAAGGTGGACAGCCCAATTGTCGAGATTTTGGAACCACCGCGAAGCACGACACCCTGCCCACGAAGTTTCACACCGACCTCTCAACCGAAGAAGCCGAGAAAGAAGGAACTTCCCGTAAAAGTAGCAGAAATTAGTACCAAGACTGGATATCAATGCAAGCCTAATAACCTAAGCAAGGAAACATTCGTTGTTATGAAAAAGGCGCGCGAAGGGTCGCTAAGGGCCGGGCAGAATAGGAGTGGCATCCGGCAAAGCTCTCagaaagtttggaagtacgtcACCAATCTATCGTCCAGAGGCAGGGCAAGTGTGACGCCAACTG GTCGCGAGGCTGTAATCACACCGACAACAAAAGCAAAGAACAAGTCATCTGTGACCCCTAATCTACCGTCAGTACCCTTAGTCCTAAACGCTGTCACACCCACCCCTCCCACCGTAGAAAAGCCAGTTAAAACTGCTATACCTTGTCGTCAGCTTAAGCTCTTTTCCGCACCGCGAACCTCACAACAAGGAAGTAATCAAACGAAGCTAAATACGGCTGCGAAAACACATACCGCTGTTCAAGAAAGCGCAAAAAGATTGACGGATCTTAAGTCTTACGATCCCTACCTAGCAAGTCTTGCAATCCACAACAGCGAAAAGACAGCAACGCTCAGACTTTCGTCGGCAATGGAAAATTCTAAAAGATACCCGTTCATAAGACAAAAGGGCGACGTTCAATATGATTCGGTCATTCGCTCGATTAGGAAGCCAAACATAAAAGGTGGACTTAGAATTAGAAAAGGTAATACAGCGGCTGAAAACAGAGACAGAAAGCAGGTTACATTTATACACGGATCACGGCAAAGTTAA